A single window of Magnetococcus marinus MC-1 DNA harbors:
- a CDS encoding GGDEF domain-containing phosphodiesterase has translation MMDASLLLRLFLGTLLPSALLPLLIAVGLRYGMGEQLWAHAGLHALVEALVGFMGLFVAVVIKLLHRNQQVNGRLLWLCAGLVLSIPLMALHTAPGSDENVVIWLYALATLLGGGVSAGMLLGEQWHSQPRLPYAALLIALGLMGWAMFFPEHIPDMGQWSQLSDLAVGMNLIGALGFVLAWFALISGHVVSGRRAPLLLGNFSLLMASAAIIFLLADTWDSRWWFYHFLRLAALALLLSYFFALYLKDFRVLRENDARFQALVESIHAGVYRTQVTLERRLVYASAQMHQVAGLSMQQCQEGGVSLKSLVVPEDWPHVQEALEWSIKTHVPYEMQYRINHPQRGEMWVSDRGRIIKDHQGQPCWFDGALLNIHEARETEQQLLLAKQVVQTASEAIVITNHKNQIMDVNPAYERITGFMRHEVLGRNPKITQSGRHDASFYATMWKHLVGEGHWSGEIWDRRRNGEIFPKWLAISAIRNRQGVISHFVGVFNDISRQKSTEQQLERLVFYDPLTQLPNRVLFRDRLIHEVGVAERSNKLMSLLLVDLDRFKIINDTLGHGVGDELLLQVSKRLIASVRKSDTVARLGGDEFAIILPGMERAEDAAHVAETIINQLQVPFSIEENELFVGASIGIAVHGQDGDDYDSLTMNADAAMFKAKESGKGTYKFFTPDMNIQNAKRLVMEAELRRAVDNQELMLHYQPKVDAESRQIVGMEALVRWVHPTRGVIPPGEFIPLAEETGLIVPLGELVLTRACAQVKQWWDMGLPQVQVAVNLSPRQFQEPNLIEKVSEILRKTGFPATGLELEITESIAMHDVDNTIETVKKLKDLGVRISIDDFGTGYSSLSYLKKFPLHALKIDQSFVRDLGGDDDGASIISSIISMAKAMALGVVAEGVETAQQMEFLRGQECQQVQGFFLSKPLPPSDFLALLERQQETGCAVTDVMGGKAIT, from the coding sequence ATGATGGATGCATCTTTATTGTTACGGCTTTTTCTGGGAACGCTGTTGCCCAGTGCCTTACTGCCTCTGCTTATTGCGGTTGGGCTGCGCTATGGTATGGGTGAGCAGCTGTGGGCGCATGCAGGATTGCACGCGCTGGTGGAGGCTCTGGTCGGGTTCATGGGGCTCTTTGTGGCGGTGGTGATTAAGCTGCTGCATCGCAATCAGCAGGTGAATGGTCGTTTATTATGGCTCTGTGCGGGGCTGGTGCTCTCCATTCCTTTAATGGCGCTGCATACGGCACCGGGCAGCGATGAAAATGTGGTGATCTGGCTCTACGCCTTGGCAACCTTGTTGGGGGGGGGCGTAAGTGCCGGAATGTTGCTTGGGGAACAGTGGCATAGCCAGCCTAGATTACCATATGCCGCTCTGCTGATCGCGTTAGGGTTGATGGGCTGGGCGATGTTTTTTCCTGAACATATTCCGGACATGGGGCAGTGGTCGCAGTTGAGCGATTTAGCGGTTGGTATGAACCTGATTGGGGCACTGGGTTTTGTATTGGCGTGGTTTGCCCTGATCAGCGGTCATGTGGTATCAGGCCGCAGGGCACCGCTGCTGTTGGGCAATTTTAGCCTGCTCATGGCCAGCGCGGCCATCATTTTTTTGTTGGCGGATACCTGGGACAGCCGCTGGTGGTTTTATCACTTTTTGCGTCTCGCAGCGTTGGCTCTCTTGCTGAGTTATTTCTTTGCGCTCTACTTAAAAGATTTTCGCGTGCTACGGGAGAACGATGCCCGTTTTCAAGCGCTGGTTGAGAGCATCCATGCAGGGGTTTACCGTACTCAGGTTACGCTGGAACGCCGCTTGGTCTATGCCAGCGCGCAAATGCATCAGGTGGCCGGTCTCTCTATGCAGCAGTGTCAAGAAGGAGGGGTTAGCTTAAAAAGCTTGGTCGTGCCCGAAGATTGGCCCCATGTGCAAGAGGCGCTGGAGTGGTCGATCAAGACCCATGTGCCCTATGAGATGCAATACCGTATTAACCACCCGCAGCGGGGCGAAATGTGGGTTAGTGATCGTGGACGCATTATTAAGGATCACCAAGGTCAACCCTGTTGGTTTGATGGCGCGCTATTAAACATCCATGAAGCCCGCGAAACCGAACAGCAACTGTTGTTGGCTAAACAGGTCGTGCAAACAGCATCCGAAGCGATTGTTATTACCAACCATAAAAACCAAATTATGGATGTGAATCCGGCCTATGAGCGCATTACCGGTTTTATGCGCCATGAGGTGCTGGGGCGTAACCCCAAAATCACCCAGTCGGGTCGTCATGACGCCAGCTTTTACGCCACCATGTGGAAACATTTGGTCGGGGAGGGCCACTGGAGCGGTGAAATTTGGGATCGTCGCCGCAACGGTGAGATTTTTCCTAAATGGCTTGCCATTAGTGCCATCCGTAATCGGCAGGGGGTTATCTCCCACTTTGTTGGGGTGTTTAATGACATTAGCCGCCAAAAAAGTACCGAACAGCAGTTGGAGCGATTGGTCTTCTATGATCCTTTGACCCAGCTACCCAACCGGGTGCTGTTTCGGGACCGTTTGATCCATGAGGTGGGGGTCGCAGAGCGTTCCAATAAATTGATGAGTCTGCTGTTGGTGGATCTGGATCGCTTTAAAATCATCAACGACACCCTAGGGCATGGGGTGGGGGATGAGCTTTTGTTACAGGTCTCGAAGCGGTTGATTGCCAGTGTGCGTAAAAGTGACACCGTGGCGCGCTTGGGGGGGGATGAATTTGCCATTATTCTACCCGGCATGGAACGGGCAGAAGATGCCGCCCATGTGGCCGAGACCATTATCAATCAGTTGCAGGTGCCTTTTTCTATTGAAGAAAATGAGCTTTTTGTCGGTGCCAGTATTGGCATCGCGGTACATGGCCAGGATGGTGACGATTACGACAGTTTGACCATGAATGCCGACGCCGCCATGTTTAAGGCTAAGGAGTCGGGAAAAGGGACCTATAAATTTTTTACACCGGATATGAACATCCAGAATGCGAAACGCTTGGTTATGGAAGCCGAATTGCGTCGCGCTGTGGATAACCAGGAGTTAATGCTGCATTACCAACCCAAAGTGGATGCAGAGAGCCGTCAAATTGTGGGTATGGAGGCGTTGGTGCGTTGGGTGCACCCAACGCGTGGGGTGATTCCCCCTGGAGAGTTTATTCCATTGGCCGAAGAGACAGGCTTGATTGTACCGCTGGGCGAATTGGTGCTCACCCGTGCTTGTGCCCAGGTTAAACAGTGGTGGGATATGGGGCTGCCCCAGGTCCAGGTGGCGGTGAATTTATCACCCCGGCAATTCCAAGAACCCAATCTTATTGAAAAGGTATCGGAAATTTTGAGGAAAACCGGTTTTCCTGCAACGGGGTTGGAGTTGGAAATTACCGAGAGCATTGCGATGCACGATGTGGATAACACCATTGAGACGGTAAAAAAGCTCAAGGATTTGGGGGTGCGTATCTCCATTGATGATTTTGGCACGGGTTATTCGTCCTTGAGCTATCTGAAGAAATTTCCTTTGCATGCTTTAAAGATTGATCAATCCTTCGTGCGGGATCTGGGTGGTGATGACGATGGCGCCAGCATTATCTCCTCCATCATCTCCATGGCTAAGGCGATGGCGCTGGGGGTGGTGGCCGAGGGGGTGGAAACGGCTCAACAGATGGAGTTTTTGCGCGGTCAGGAGTGTCAGCAAGTGCAGGGTTTCTTTTTGAGCAAACCCCTGCCGCCATCGGATTTTTTAGCACTCCTTGAGCGCCAGCAGGAGACCGGCTGCGCCGTTACGGATGTTATGGGAGGGAAGGCTATAACTTAG
- a CDS encoding sugar ABC transporter substrate-binding protein, whose protein sequence is MHAYFRWLFMFCWILMASHAQAEPFKIGLLVWSDQIAGQVAMRAGLEAEAAHLQQQARDKNLPSFTLDIKLAGDGPAGVEKQIQQMQAMVDDRVDLIIVQPTDNAALSSPLQAANQAGIPVVAYDQYISGGHLSAFVTSNNYQAGFLDGEYMAHHFADDHTIQIILVEYPYVSSTIDRVDGFFDALNQYKQPYRILRSYQAVEPVQGRAVGQQILQDFPQPGSVDALFTINDGGGLAIVDELEKAGRHELFVATIDGDPNSVARIRKGSIIKIDSAQFCGPIGAEAMRAAYAILTAGKVHEHWLVPVFPITRQSVAHYPGWSGPIPEHYSNPCLTFLCRI, encoded by the coding sequence ATGCATGCCTATTTTCGCTGGCTTTTTATGTTTTGCTGGATCTTAATGGCGAGCCATGCTCAGGCCGAACCCTTTAAAATTGGCCTCCTGGTATGGTCGGATCAGATCGCCGGTCAGGTCGCCATGCGCGCCGGCCTAGAAGCCGAAGCGGCACACCTGCAACAACAGGCTCGTGATAAAAACCTGCCCAGCTTTACCTTGGATATTAAGCTGGCTGGTGATGGCCCCGCGGGTGTCGAAAAACAGATCCAACAAATGCAGGCGATGGTGGATGACAGAGTGGATCTGATTATTGTGCAACCAACTGACAATGCTGCGTTATCCTCCCCTTTGCAAGCAGCCAACCAAGCCGGTATACCGGTGGTAGCCTATGATCAATATATCAGTGGAGGGCATCTGTCGGCATTTGTCACCTCAAACAATTATCAGGCCGGTTTTTTGGATGGGGAGTATATGGCCCACCATTTTGCCGATGATCACACCATTCAAATCATCTTAGTAGAGTACCCCTATGTATCCTCCACCATCGACCGGGTGGATGGTTTTTTCGACGCCTTAAACCAATACAAACAACCCTATCGTATTCTACGCAGCTATCAAGCGGTGGAACCGGTTCAAGGGCGTGCGGTGGGTCAGCAGATTTTACAGGATTTTCCTCAACCTGGCTCTGTAGACGCCCTTTTTACGATCAATGACGGGGGCGGCTTAGCCATCGTTGACGAGCTCGAAAAAGCAGGCCGACACGAGCTGTTTGTCGCCACCATTGATGGCGACCCAAATTCCGTTGCACGCATACGTAAGGGAAGTATCATTAAAATTGATTCTGCCCAGTTTTGCGGACCCATTGGCGCAGAGGCCATGCGCGCTGCTTACGCCATTCTAACCGCTGGCAAGGTCCATGAACACTGGCTGGTACCGGTCTTTCCCATCACCCGTCAGAGTGTCGCCCACTATCCAGGCTGGTCTGGCCCGATACCTGAGCATTACTCTAACCCATGTTTAACGTTTCTCTGCCGAATTTAG
- a CDS encoding IS1634 family transposase: protein MYIRRTQTRNTATGESYYTHRLVQSLRVGTKVRQVTLLNLGRHFAIGQNHWPTLCSRIDQLLSPQKTLISLDCPSQVEREAQRIVAQLLTRQPEAIPSAKETETGLSPEDVQTVLVDSLEMSRPRSVGVEQVGLWAMGKAGFTELLADVGLTGPQRAAAIGAIIGRMAAPGSERALHRWLSAQSGLGELLDVDFETMSLMQFYRVSDLLIRNREAIENRLFSKINDLFNLPGTVTLYDLTNTYFEGEAEGNSKAQRGRSKEKRCDSPLLTLGLVLDGSGFVRRSQIFPGNVSEGSTLEGMLKGLNAPNGTLVVMDRGVATEANLVWLRDKGYRYLVVSRERERQFDFNGAACIETAAKEQIHIQKVLSDDGQEVRLYCHSQRRAEKEKGISRRFAERFEAGLTKLSEGLSKPRTTKNIDKLWERIGRLKEKNRGIGQHYHIEIIPDDSGLQAQAIHWKQKPLDGTSLTHPGVYCLRSNETGWDEERLWRTYITLTDLESVFRSLKSELGLRPLFHRKEERSDGHLFITVLTYQIVQIIRQQLAEKGIHGRWSTLRDILSSQCRITASFRRPDGHSLQVRKATRPEPEQQKIFQALGIHANPGGVKKMVV, encoded by the coding sequence ATGTATATACGACGCACACAAACCCGCAATACAGCCACAGGCGAATCTTACTACACGCATCGCCTGGTTCAATCCCTTCGTGTCGGCACGAAGGTCAGGCAGGTGACACTCTTGAATCTTGGCCGTCATTTCGCCATAGGCCAGAATCACTGGCCCACCTTGTGTTCACGTATCGATCAACTGCTAAGCCCTCAGAAGACACTGATTTCTCTTGATTGTCCTTCGCAAGTGGAGCGGGAGGCCCAGCGTATTGTCGCGCAATTGTTGACCCGTCAGCCGGAAGCAATCCCGTCTGCCAAGGAGACGGAAACCGGCCTTTCCCCAGAGGATGTGCAAACAGTATTGGTGGACTCTCTTGAAATGAGCCGCCCCCGGAGTGTGGGGGTGGAGCAGGTGGGACTATGGGCCATGGGTAAGGCAGGGTTTACAGAACTGTTGGCCGATGTCGGACTAACCGGCCCTCAGCGAGCCGCAGCCATCGGCGCCATTATTGGACGCATGGCCGCACCTGGTTCCGAACGGGCGCTGCATAGATGGCTCAGCGCCCAAAGCGGCCTAGGGGAGTTGCTTGATGTGGACTTCGAGACCATGAGCCTGATGCAATTTTACCGAGTTTCAGACCTATTGATCAGAAACCGCGAGGCTATCGAAAACAGATTGTTTTCCAAGATTAACGATCTATTCAACCTGCCGGGCACCGTCACCTTATACGATTTGACCAATACCTATTTTGAGGGAGAGGCAGAAGGAAACAGCAAAGCTCAGCGGGGGCGCTCAAAGGAGAAGCGTTGCGACTCTCCCCTGTTGACCTTGGGTCTGGTACTCGACGGTAGCGGGTTTGTGCGCCGTTCGCAGATTTTCCCCGGCAATGTCTCCGAAGGGAGCACCCTGGAAGGGATGCTCAAAGGCTTGAATGCTCCCAATGGTACCTTGGTGGTTATGGATCGGGGGGTAGCCACTGAGGCCAATCTTGTCTGGTTACGCGACAAAGGCTATCGTTATCTGGTGGTCAGCCGAGAACGCGAGCGGCAATTCGATTTCAACGGTGCTGCATGTATCGAAACGGCCGCAAAGGAACAGATCCACATCCAAAAAGTTCTCAGCGACGATGGCCAGGAGGTGAGGCTTTACTGTCATTCCCAACGCCGTGCGGAAAAGGAAAAGGGGATCTCCCGGCGTTTTGCCGAGCGCTTTGAAGCCGGTCTGACTAAGCTCTCCGAGGGGCTTTCCAAGCCCCGCACCACAAAGAATATCGATAAACTTTGGGAGCGCATTGGACGGCTGAAAGAAAAAAATCGTGGTATAGGCCAGCACTACCACATCGAAATCATCCCGGACGACAGTGGTTTGCAGGCCCAAGCCATCCATTGGAAACAAAAACCGCTCGATGGCACCTCGCTGACCCACCCTGGGGTCTACTGCCTGCGTAGCAACGAGACCGGCTGGGATGAGGAGCGCTTATGGCGCACCTACATCACCCTCACGGATCTGGAATCGGTGTTTCGCTCTCTCAAATCGGAATTGGGCTTGCGTCCACTCTTCCATCGGAAAGAGGAACGCAGCGATGGTCATCTGTTTATCACCGTGCTGACCTACCAGATCGTACAGATAATACGTCAACAATTGGCGGAAAAAGGTATCCACGGTCGCTGGAGCACGCTGCGAGACATCCTCTCCAGCCAGTGCCGGATTACCGCTTCATTTCGACGACCCGATGGACATTCCTTGCAGGTGCGCAAAGCCACCAGACCTGAGCCTGAACAACAGAAAATCTTCCAGGCGCTTGGAATCCATGCAAACCCAGGCGGGGTGAAAAAGATGGTCGTCTGA
- a CDS encoding PAS domain-containing protein, whose protein sequence is MSVHSHDDVGHFDRKLAVSFGAVVLLVMLTVSAVSWYAFDAIMKDQEARLARIIGSVVGEAVGRVSFSGKHHTRLLVKDLIAKNPQFSHIGVINLEDQIIAHSNDQLNDRPMLWPQGMSLQKALTEPNQVYHFSLFGRPTVRELFLPYHSGFNNRLAGIIHIGIRQDATTRALKSGFLSLLSMIALLTMGAMILVHRLSKRYSRPVKRLANQMAALLEHAPMLIAIQKGQQQPHVTSRLWHQFYRTHPLPDQPPLHPLLPTKQEDLTKINSSAQELNVTLDGHEYHFLFTRFILSEELQEHAQPQICTIALDISDHKLVERQLSESENRFHSLVSNLPGAVYRCNLDSAWSMLFISDGIERISGYPKESFIHNLERSFASIIHKDDLIMVEQKVFEGVNLNRSYHMEYRIIHQDGATRWVYEEGRAHFGKHGQALWLDGVIFDITDRKQMEHTLHQNRTRLQAAVVASRAGTFYYTIENDQNSWDARMLEIYGLEASQFDNNYAAWVRCIHPEDQHSTEQAFFRALSASYHTQTYDIEHRIVRPDGSIHHLRTQAWIQRDSQGKAEQVSGLVFDITEQKEVETTLRLAREQAESANRAKSDFLAAMSHEIRTPMNAVIGMGEVLLETKLDQEQRHYIETLQHAGEALLDLINAILDLSKIESGRMELVEQDFDLHKMVVETCQLFQVQCRKQGIELNLNWEESNPTYIHGDQARIRQILFNLIGNAVKFTDEGSVTVEIRSIEQEKTLLFKITDSGIGIPADKQETIFQKFSQADSSLSRRHGGSGLGLTICRHLVEHMKGRIWVDSEEGQGSCFSFTLPCRPTAPKAEIISNPHDAQQKQSKKARILLVEDSKDNQILIRTYLKREPHSLVVAWDGEEALTRFNEDGPFDLIFMDMQMPIMDGYAATAHIRALEQARHLTATPIVALTAHALQGDEQRSLQAGCNAHLTKPIRKAHLLAAIRDHANPS, encoded by the coding sequence ATGAGTGTGCATTCACACGATGATGTCGGCCATTTTGACCGTAAGCTCGCCGTAAGCTTTGGTGCTGTGGTGCTGCTGGTCATGCTGACGGTAAGCGCTGTCTCGTGGTATGCCTTTGATGCCATTATGAAAGATCAAGAGGCGCGTTTAGCCCGCATTATCGGCAGCGTGGTGGGTGAGGCCGTGGGCAGGGTCAGCTTTTCGGGCAAGCACCACACACGCCTTTTGGTTAAAGATCTTATTGCCAAAAACCCCCAGTTTAGCCATATCGGTGTGATCAATTTAGAGGACCAAATCATCGCCCACAGCAACGACCAACTCAATGATCGCCCCATGCTCTGGCCACAGGGCATGAGTCTGCAAAAAGCGCTCACCGAACCCAACCAAGTCTACCATTTTTCCCTATTTGGACGACCTACCGTAAGAGAGCTCTTTTTACCCTACCACAGCGGTTTTAATAACCGCTTGGCGGGTATTATCCATATTGGTATCCGTCAAGATGCCACCACACGCGCCCTTAAAAGCGGTTTTCTAAGCCTGCTCTCGATGATTGCACTGCTCACCATGGGTGCCATGATTTTGGTCCACCGCCTGAGCAAACGCTACAGCCGACCGGTTAAACGGCTGGCCAATCAAATGGCCGCATTATTGGAACATGCGCCCATGTTGATTGCCATTCAAAAAGGGCAACAACAACCCCATGTAACCAGCCGTCTGTGGCATCAATTTTACCGGACGCATCCTCTGCCTGACCAACCTCCACTCCACCCCTTATTACCCACCAAGCAAGAGGATCTTACAAAAATAAACAGTTCCGCTCAGGAGTTAAACGTCACCTTGGATGGGCATGAATACCACTTTTTGTTCACCCGCTTTATACTGAGCGAAGAGCTGCAAGAGCATGCACAGCCGCAGATCTGTACCATTGCCCTCGATATTAGTGACCATAAGCTGGTAGAACGGCAACTGAGCGAAAGCGAAAACCGTTTTCACTCTTTGGTCAGCAATCTGCCTGGTGCCGTCTATCGCTGCAACCTAGATAGTGCTTGGAGCATGCTCTTTATCAGCGATGGCATTGAGCGTATTAGCGGCTACCCGAAAGAGTCCTTTATCCACAACTTGGAGCGCTCTTTTGCCAGCATTATCCACAAAGACGACCTCATTATGGTCGAGCAAAAGGTGTTTGAAGGGGTCAACCTTAACCGCAGCTATCACATGGAGTATCGTATTATCCACCAAGATGGCGCTACCCGCTGGGTCTATGAAGAGGGACGCGCCCATTTTGGAAAGCATGGTCAAGCACTTTGGCTGGATGGGGTTATTTTTGACATAACCGACCGTAAGCAGATGGAGCATACCCTGCACCAAAACCGTACGCGCCTACAAGCTGCGGTTGTAGCCAGTCGGGCAGGCACCTTTTATTACACCATTGAAAACGACCAAAACAGTTGGGATGCCCGCATGCTAGAGATCTATGGGCTTGAGGCTTCTCAATTTGATAATAACTATGCCGCCTGGGTACGCTGCATCCACCCAGAGGATCAACACAGCACAGAGCAGGCTTTCTTCCGTGCCTTAAGCGCTTCTTACCACACCCAAACCTATGACATTGAACACCGCATCGTGCGACCCGATGGATCGATCCACCATCTGCGCACCCAGGCTTGGATCCAGCGAGACAGCCAGGGAAAAGCTGAACAGGTAAGTGGTCTGGTCTTTGATATTACCGAACAAAAAGAGGTTGAAACCACCCTGCGCTTGGCCCGCGAACAGGCCGAATCGGCCAACCGTGCCAAAAGCGATTTTCTAGCCGCCATGAGTCATGAAATCCGCACCCCCATGAATGCCGTCATCGGCATGGGTGAAGTTTTGTTAGAGACCAAATTGGATCAAGAGCAGCGCCACTATATCGAAACGTTGCAGCATGCTGGCGAAGCGTTGTTAGACCTGATTAACGCCATCCTCGACCTTTCGAAGATCGAATCTGGGCGTATGGAGTTGGTCGAACAAGATTTTGATCTGCACAAGATGGTTGTCGAAACCTGTCAACTTTTCCAGGTTCAATGCCGCAAACAGGGCATTGAACTCAATTTAAACTGGGAGGAGAGCAATCCTACCTATATTCATGGCGATCAAGCCCGCATTCGGCAAATATTGTTTAACTTAATTGGCAATGCGGTCAAGTTCACCGATGAAGGCTCGGTCACGGTAGAGATCCGCTCCATTGAACAAGAAAAAACTTTACTCTTTAAAATTACCGATAGCGGCATTGGCATTCCCGCAGATAAGCAAGAGACCATTTTTCAAAAGTTTTCGCAGGCTGACTCCAGCCTTTCCCGGCGCCATGGCGGATCGGGGCTAGGGCTAACCATCTGTCGGCACTTAGTGGAGCATATGAAGGGTCGCATCTGGGTTGACAGCGAAGAGGGCCAAGGCAGTTGTTTCTCCTTTACCCTACCCTGCCGCCCAACGGCCCCCAAGGCCGAAATAATTTCCAACCCCCATGATGCGCAGCAAAAACAATCAAAAAAAGCACGGATTTTGTTGGTTGAGGACTCTAAGGACAATCAAATTTTAATCCGCACCTACCTCAAGCGCGAACCCCACAGCTTGGTGGTCGCCTGGGATGGCGAAGAGGCCTTAACCCGCTTTAATGAAGATGGCCCTTTTGATTTGATTTTCATGGACATGCAGATGCCTATTATGGATGGTTATGCCGCCACCGCCCATATCCGCGCCTTGGAACAAGCGCGCCACCTTACGGCAACCCCGATTGTCGCCTTAACGGCCCACGCCCTACAGGGCGATGAGCAGCGCAGCTTACAGGCTGGTTGCAACGCCCACTTAACCAAGCCCATCCGCAAGGCCCACCTGTTGGCAGCCATCCGCGACCATGCCAACCCATCATGA